In Thermococcus thioreducens, a genomic segment contains:
- the pgiA gene encoding glucose-6-phosphate isomerase, with the protein MEYKNPLGVDINLETGVIPGAKKLVRRLSDLKGYFVDEDAYSELLKENPVVYEVYAVEQEEKDGDLNFATTVLYPGKVGKEFFFTKGHYHSKADRAEIYYGIKGKGGMLLQTPEGKAEWIEMRPGTVVYVPPYWAHRTVNTGDEPFIFLAIYPADAGHDYGSIAEKGFSKLVIEENGEVKVVDNPRWKE; encoded by the coding sequence ATGGAGTACAAGAACCCGCTGGGTGTTGATATTAACCTCGAAACCGGCGTCATTCCCGGAGCCAAAAAGCTCGTCAGAAGGCTCAGCGACCTGAAGGGATACTTCGTCGATGAAGATGCCTACAGCGAGCTCCTCAAGGAAAACCCCGTTGTCTATGAGGTATACGCGGTCGAGCAGGAGGAAAAGGACGGAGACCTGAACTTCGCCACGACGGTTCTCTACCCGGGCAAGGTTGGAAAGGAGTTCTTCTTCACCAAGGGACACTACCACTCCAAAGCTGACAGGGCGGAGATATACTACGGCATCAAGGGGAAGGGGGGAATGCTCCTCCAGACCCCGGAAGGAAAGGCCGAATGGATAGAGATGAGGCCCGGAACGGTCGTCTACGTCCCGCCATACTGGGCCCACAGGACGGTTAACACGGGCGACGAGCCGTTCATCTTCCTGGCGATATATCCGGCCGATGCTGGTCACGACTACGGGAGCATAGCCGAGAAGGGCTTCTCCAAGCTGGTCATTGAGGAGAACGGCGAAGTCAAGGTTGTGGACAACCCGAGATGGAAGGAGTGA
- a CDS encoding ADP-specific glucokinase codes for MSWDALYSPAFEKVRGKVGKVGGVLLAYNTNIDAIKYLDSADLERRIGDIGKGEVLRYSEELPEKITSLEHLFGGILWSVRRGKAAELFVESCTVRFYMKRWGWDELRMGGQVGIMANLLGGVYGVPVIAHVPQLSRLQAKLFKDGPIYVPKVENRELKLVHPRDFAGDEENCVHYIYEFPRGFRVFDFEAPRENRFIGSADDYNPNVYIRPEFTDHFEEIASKARLAIISGLQALTKENYREPFEEMKRHLDVLERRNVPVHLEFAFTADETVRNALVDVLGSFHSVGLNEVELASIMDVLGENALAEKLLAHDPVDPIVVTEAMLKLAEKTGVKRIHFHTYGYYLALTAYKGEFVRDALLFAALAAAAKAKLGDVRSIDDVAKAMDVPVNERAKPVEEALVREYGMKNGIADVDGYQLSFVPTKIVEKPKSTVGIGDTISSSAFVGEFALRP; via the coding sequence ATGTCCTGGGACGCTCTCTACTCACCGGCCTTTGAGAAAGTCCGCGGGAAGGTTGGAAAGGTTGGGGGGGTTCTTCTCGCATACAACACGAACATCGACGCCATAAAGTACCTGGACTCCGCAGACCTGGAGCGGCGGATAGGGGACATAGGGAAAGGCGAGGTTCTGAGATACTCTGAGGAGCTCCCTGAGAAGATAACCTCCCTTGAGCACCTCTTCGGCGGAATCCTCTGGAGCGTCCGCCGGGGCAAGGCCGCGGAACTCTTCGTGGAGAGCTGCACCGTCAGGTTCTACATGAAGCGCTGGGGCTGGGACGAGCTGAGGATGGGCGGCCAGGTCGGAATAATGGCCAACCTCCTCGGTGGAGTCTACGGTGTCCCAGTTATAGCTCACGTTCCCCAGCTTTCGAGACTCCAGGCGAAGCTCTTCAAGGACGGGCCGATATACGTGCCGAAGGTCGAGAACAGGGAGCTGAAGCTCGTTCACCCGAGGGACTTCGCCGGGGACGAGGAGAACTGCGTCCACTACATCTACGAGTTCCCGCGCGGGTTCAGGGTTTTCGACTTCGAGGCACCGAGGGAGAACCGCTTCATAGGCTCGGCTGACGACTACAACCCGAACGTCTACATAAGGCCCGAGTTCACCGATCACTTTGAGGAGATAGCCTCAAAAGCCCGGCTCGCCATCATCAGCGGCCTTCAGGCGCTCACGAAGGAGAACTACCGAGAGCCTTTTGAAGAGATGAAGCGGCATCTGGATGTGCTGGAAAGAAGAAACGTCCCCGTTCACCTTGAGTTTGCATTCACGGCCGATGAGACGGTCAGAAATGCCCTCGTTGATGTGCTCGGCTCATTCCACAGCGTCGGCCTCAATGAGGTCGAGCTGGCCTCGATAATGGATGTGCTGGGAGAGAATGCCCTCGCAGAAAAGCTCCTCGCCCACGACCCGGTTGACCCGATTGTGGTAACCGAAGCCATGCTCAAGCTCGCTGAAAAGACCGGCGTGAAGAGGATACACTTCCACACCTACGGCTACTACCTGGCACTGACCGCCTATAAGGGCGAGTTCGTTAGAGATGCACTGCTCTTTGCGGCTTTAGCTGCTGCAGCCAAGGCGAAGCTCGGGGACGTTCGTTCCATAGACGATGTTGCTAAGGCAATGGATGTACCGGTCAATGAGAGAGCGAAGCCTGTCGAGGAGGCCCTGGTTAGGGAGTACGGCATGAAGAACGGCATTGCCGACGTCGATGGCTACCAGCTCTCATTCGTTCCGACGAAGATAGTGGAAAAGCCAAAGTCCACCGTGGGAATAGGCGACACCATATCCAGCTCGGCCTTCGTCGGTGAGTTTGCACTGCGTCCATAA
- the mpgS gene encoding mannosyl-3-phosphoglycerate synthase, with protein sequence MLLEAPVYKELFGAVEIYEVQKVIKLDTQTRDVGSFTVTNVPREDIYGILEDMAIVVPMKNEKLQLVDGVLKAIPHQCPIIIVSNSKREGPNLFKQEVDLVKHFYNLTRSRIIMIHQKDSGIAEAFREAGYTEVLDEKGAVRSGKGEGMLIGILIAKAVGAKYVGFVDADNYIPGSVNEYVKDYAAGFLMSESEYAMVRLSWRHKPKVSTKGLYFKKWGRVSEITNKYMNALFGVATNFETNIIVTGNAGEHAMTLKLAEIMPFSTGYSIEPFELVYLFETFGRWGRDPHTDVYDQGVEVFQIETLNPHLHEDKGKEHVRDMILSSLGTIYHSELATEGLRRRILQELRLHGLIGENEEPPKPRTMPPIENINANQWMKILEDNAETLLRFEV encoded by the coding sequence TTGCTTTTGGAGGCTCCGGTTTACAAGGAGCTGTTCGGGGCCGTTGAGATTTACGAAGTTCAGAAGGTCATCAAGCTGGACACGCAGACGCGGGACGTGGGGAGCTTTACCGTCACCAACGTGCCGAGGGAGGACATCTACGGCATACTTGAGGACATGGCCATAGTGGTTCCTATGAAAAACGAGAAGCTTCAGTTAGTGGACGGGGTTCTGAAAGCGATACCCCACCAGTGCCCGATAATAATAGTCTCCAACAGCAAGAGGGAGGGGCCAAATCTCTTCAAGCAGGAGGTTGACTTGGTCAAGCACTTCTACAACCTGACCCGGTCGCGCATAATAATGATCCATCAGAAGGACAGCGGTATTGCTGAGGCGTTCAGGGAGGCGGGATACACAGAGGTGCTCGATGAAAAAGGTGCCGTTAGGAGCGGCAAGGGGGAGGGAATGCTCATAGGGATACTCATTGCCAAGGCAGTTGGGGCCAAATACGTGGGCTTTGTTGATGCGGACAACTACATTCCCGGTTCGGTCAATGAGTACGTGAAGGACTACGCGGCTGGCTTTTTGATGAGCGAAAGCGAGTATGCAATGGTTCGTCTGAGCTGGAGGCACAAGCCAAAGGTCAGCACCAAGGGACTCTACTTCAAGAAGTGGGGACGCGTGAGTGAGATAACCAACAAGTATATGAACGCCCTCTTTGGCGTGGCAACCAATTTTGAGACCAACATCATAGTCACAGGGAACGCCGGGGAGCATGCGATGACACTGAAACTGGCTGAGATTATGCCGTTCTCCACAGGATACTCTATAGAGCCCTTCGAACTGGTGTACCTCTTCGAGACCTTCGGCAGATGGGGCAGAGACCCCCACACGGACGTCTATGACCAGGGAGTTGAGGTCTTCCAGATTGAGACCCTCAACCCACACCTCCATGAGGACAAGGGGAAGGAGCACGTCAGGGACATGATTCTGAGCTCCCTCGGGACGATTTATCACTCCGAGCTTGCCACAGAGGGCCTCAGGCGGAGAATCCTTCAAGAGCTACGTCTTCACGGCCTCATTGGCGAGAATGAAGAGCCGCCAAAACCCAGAACCATGCCCCCAATCGAGAACATAAACGCGAACCAATGGATGAAAATCCTCGAAGACAATGCCGAAACACTCCTGCGCTTTGAGGTGTGA
- the mpgP gene encoding mannosyl-3-phosphoglycerate phosphatase produces the protein MRVIFLDLDRTLLGDDYSPEPAEPILKSLISAGFEVVLNSSKTLAEQEYYRGAWGLEGPFIVENGSAIVIPEDYFPFDVSGRRRGGYILIELGEKYSRIKRVLDPLAPEYGLKYYGNCTLDEVMAFTGLPENLARLAMRRDYSETIFAWERPGFEDLLSERGLRVSRGSRFIGVTGGTDKGRAAVELLKLYSRLERVESYAVGDGENDFPLLDVVDHAFLVGTLRHRGAKNISSINELLEVVL, from the coding sequence ATGAGGGTGATCTTCCTAGACCTCGACAGAACCCTGCTCGGTGACGACTACTCGCCTGAGCCGGCTGAGCCGATCCTCAAGTCCCTAATCAGCGCGGGCTTTGAGGTCGTGCTCAATTCATCGAAGACGCTCGCGGAACAGGAGTACTACAGGGGAGCCTGGGGGCTGGAAGGTCCATTCATAGTCGAGAACGGAAGTGCCATCGTAATTCCGGAGGACTACTTTCCCTTTGACGTTTCCGGAAGGAGACGGGGCGGGTACATCCTCATTGAACTTGGAGAGAAGTACAGCCGTATAAAACGCGTCCTTGATCCCCTGGCGCCCGAGTACGGCCTTAAGTACTACGGAAACTGCACGCTCGATGAGGTCATGGCATTTACAGGGTTGCCCGAGAATCTGGCGAGGCTTGCAATGAGGCGGGACTACAGCGAGACGATATTTGCATGGGAAAGGCCTGGTTTCGAGGATTTGCTTTCCGAGAGGGGCCTCAGGGTATCGCGGGGCAGCAGGTTCATAGGTGTAACGGGGGGCACCGATAAGGGGCGCGCCGCCGTGGAACTGCTGAAGCTGTACTCCCGCCTTGAGAGGGTCGAAAGCTACGCCGTGGGTGATGGGGAGAACGATTTCCCTCTCCTTGACGTTGTCGACCATGCCTTCCTCGTTGGAACCCTCAGACATAGGGGGGCTAAAAATATAAGCTCGATCAACGAACTACTGGAGGTGGTGTTATGA
- a CDS encoding mannose-1-phosphate guanylyltransferase/mannose-6-phosphate isomerase: MKTLILAGGKGTRLWPLSRELMPKQFIRMFDEYSLFQKTVQRALTFSKPDEIFVVTNDMYRFRVLDDLRELGLELPENNILLEPKGKNTLPAIFWGIQRIEEAFGDSVVAVLPSDHLIDANENYVKAFRNAEKLARDYLVTFGVKPTKPHTGYGYIKPGEKLEGGYLVAEFKEKPDLETAKRYVENDYYWNSGMFMFDTGIFTDEVRKHALNVYEAFEKAESVEKAYELVPELSVDYGVMEKTDRAAVVPLNVYWNDLGSFDAIYEVMEKDESGNAVKVGGRKGYHIGINSRNNLVMTSRLTATVGVEDLIIIDTDDALLIAHRGEGQRVKEVYKRLKELNDERVMVHRTAYRPWGSYTVLEEGDRYKIKRLSVLPGKKLSLQMHYHRSEHWVVVRGTAKVRVGEKEILLRPGESTFIPAGVIHRLENPGKVVLEVIETQIGEYLDEDDIVRFEDDFGRE, from the coding sequence ATGAAGACTCTGATTCTAGCTGGAGGGAAGGGAACGAGGCTGTGGCCCCTCAGCAGAGAGCTGATGCCCAAACAGTTCATAAGGATGTTCGATGAGTACTCTCTCTTTCAGAAGACCGTCCAGCGCGCCCTTACGTTTTCCAAACCGGACGAGATTTTTGTGGTCACCAACGATATGTATCGGTTCCGCGTTCTCGACGACCTTAGGGAGCTCGGCTTGGAGCTTCCGGAGAACAACATCCTCCTTGAGCCAAAAGGAAAGAACACCCTGCCGGCCATATTCTGGGGAATACAAAGAATCGAGGAGGCCTTTGGTGACTCGGTAGTGGCCGTGCTTCCCTCGGACCACTTGATAGACGCCAACGAGAACTATGTAAAAGCCTTTAGAAACGCGGAGAAGCTCGCCAGGGACTACCTTGTGACCTTTGGGGTAAAGCCGACCAAGCCGCACACCGGCTACGGGTACATAAAACCGGGGGAGAAGCTTGAGGGTGGATATCTTGTGGCGGAGTTCAAGGAGAAGCCCGACCTTGAAACGGCGAAGCGCTACGTTGAGAACGACTACTACTGGAACAGCGGAATGTTCATGTTTGACACAGGGATTTTCACAGATGAGGTTAGGAAGCACGCCCTTAATGTCTACGAGGCCTTCGAAAAGGCCGAGAGCGTTGAGAAGGCCTACGAGCTCGTTCCGGAGCTGTCTGTTGACTACGGAGTCATGGAGAAGACGGACAGAGCGGCTGTTGTTCCCCTCAACGTCTACTGGAACGACCTGGGCAGCTTCGACGCCATCTACGAGGTAATGGAGAAAGATGAGAGCGGGAACGCCGTCAAGGTCGGAGGCAGAAAGGGCTACCACATCGGTATTAACTCCCGCAACAACCTTGTGATGACGAGCCGCCTAACAGCGACCGTCGGGGTCGAGGATCTCATTATCATAGACACCGACGATGCCCTCCTCATAGCGCACCGCGGGGAAGGACAGAGGGTGAAGGAGGTCTACAAACGCCTTAAGGAGCTGAACGATGAGCGTGTGATGGTCCACCGAACGGCTTACAGGCCCTGGGGAAGCTACACCGTTCTGGAGGAGGGAGACCGCTACAAGATAAAGCGCCTGAGCGTCCTGCCGGGCAAGAAGCTCTCCCTTCAGATGCACTACCACCGCTCCGAGCATTGGGTGGTCGTCAGGGGCACCGCAAAGGTTCGCGTCGGGGAGAAGGAAATCCTCCTCCGGCCAGGCGAGAGCACGTTCATACCTGCCGGCGTTATCCACAGGCTTGAGAACCCAGGCAAGGTGGTTCTTGAGGTTATTGAGACCCAGATCGGGGAGTATCTAGATGAGGATGATATAGTTCGTTTTGAAGACGATTTTGGGAGGGAGTGA